AATAAGGTATTTGTGGTGCTACAATATATAAAATCTACCATTATTTAATGTTAACCGAGTATTGACAGTATGTggtttatttcttcattttatgtAATCTTCTGTTACAGTGCACgtaataatttttaaagaattttcaattACAGCTTGTTGAACTCCATCCGTGTAAAATtgattatacatatatatcatatttaatttCAAGAAAATTCAATACATTTAGTTATATCAAaataggaattaaaaaaaaatattttccaaatttcggtcaattttttttgttaagaGATGGCATATTATTGCTGTGATTTTAACATTATACAAATAGTAGGGGTCGACGTCCTCgtattttcatgaataaatcatGTAAGTATGAGTGAAATAAGTGAGATAGAAAAACTATGGAAACCAAATATGTTCTGCGTAATAATCTAATGACATTACGTTTATTTCGCCTTTTTCACACATTTCATCAACTTATTGGAATTTATTGGTCTATTTAATTATATATTACGTCAATAAAAAAACAGGTGCgcgaaaataattatttttaattcttaCTTTCTTATCAAATATATACAGGgctgaaataattttgttttattacagaCTAACCCTGGATGATGCTTTAAAATGCAACATTTCTGATAAAACACAATACTAGAAATGGCTTTAGTGGACGCTGAAGAAACCTACATAGAACTGATCTTTAAGTTTTTCCAAGACAACAATGAAACAGATAATGTAGATTTCACCAGACCCCATGTTCGACCGTCACTGCGGTATGTATATCCCATGTTCATGTTCCTCCATGCGTTAATAGGCATTGCTGGATTTGTTGGAAATATTGGAATTCTGTTCATCATTGGAAAACACCGCCTATACCGTGACCAAACACATTTCTTTTTGGGCAACATAGCATTTGCAGACATCATTAAATGTGTTGTTGTACTACCAATAACACTAGCCAATCTGCTCATTCACAATTGGATCTTTGGaagttttctttgtttctttCTGCCTATGATTCAATGCTTTCCAATACATGCTTCCATGTTGACCTATTTAATGATAGCCATTGATAGATATCGCTTTATTGTTACACCATTTAAGACGAGAGCACCTACTGGACTTTGTATTATAGGGGTCTGGGTTGCAGCTGTATGCGTCGTTTTGCCTTATGCggtttatatcaaatttatagaccTTGGTGCTATATTAGGATATCGTTTTGAAGGAGTTGGAATTTGTTACGTTAACCAAGAGCGACATATTGAAGAATACATCCGAGCCATGTTTGTAACATTGTATGCTATGCCATTAGCTGTAATTGGGTTTCTCTGCGTCAAAGTTTCTGCAGAACTCAAAATGTTAGAAACTCGTCCAATGTATAGCGTCCATTATTCCTCCAATACAAATTCATCACAAGTAACATGGCCAGAACAAAATGGTAACGTGAAGAATGATTCATCAACTGCAAGTAACGAATATAAACCCAAACACACATACCACGGAAACAATAATCAAGACACCGATGACGATATTGATGTTGACAAAGAAAAGAGAACTCAGAACTATATAATAACCATGGTAACGTTGTTTGCCATGTGCTGGTGTCCTCTTAATATTCTTATCCTGGTGCAATATTTCGTTCACGAGAATGGGGACAACACCGGTCATTTTGATATAACTTACATAACATTTACCTGGTTTGGATTTTTGTCAACATGTACAAATCCGGTATTGTTCGCATCATGCCATATGTCAGATTCCACCAAAGATCGATTAAAAGGTTATTTCCGTTTTAGcacaaaaggaaaacaaaaggtATGGAACCTTAACTTATAACTTAAATTATTATACAGTGAACTTATAGCTTGAATTATTATACAGTTTTAGTTTTCCTCAAACAATAATTACAATCAATTTGTGCAATCTAATTGAGCTGCAGATACTTGTCCTTAAGGAAAAGCATTCTTTACAAACGGTAAGCACTTTTGCATTCCGTCGGAACTTTATACTTAATTTTTCAAGTggaaaattaaaaagatatgcaTTATTTAATTTCATAATGTAGCATCGCGTTATTGGATTACAACACTAATTTCTCTTGTTGAGCATTTCTGCTGACTCTTCAGAGGTACCGTTCACCTCGGGTCTACATGTTCTTTGATTACTTCATCTGAATCAAAAATCTGAATctcctttaaaaataatttttaattttctcaTATGCATCAAAAGATGAAAGTAGTAACCCATCATGTCATCCTTAACAAATGTAAGAATACATGAATGCTAAAACTGTACCAAATATATGCTATaaattaaataatgattttaaagtttgTATACAGAACAATATatgttttgtacttttaattattctcttttacaaataaaatggaACGAGTCGAAATTATTAAGATTTATGAGGACAAGTCATAAAAATGCATTAACTTACACAATGGCCAATAGATTACACACCATTGTCCATTCTTTTTATTGCCTTTTTGTCTACTTAATGATAATGGGTTTTGAGACCCCTGAAGATGGATAACATAAAGAAACGATTAAACATTATCTACAATCTAAGTATCCTATTAGATAGTTAATAATATGTTTGAACAAGCTACCTAACTGTAATTGATTAAGTGACTCAACTgtaataaaatatcaataaacatttatatacatttattttcagcCAGCACGACGTGGGAAACCGGACCAAAGAGAGAGTTTCGAATTTGAACATCGCGTGGAAAGTAGACCCATACGTGTTGATAGTGTATGATAAATGTCAAATACAGGACGGGTTGGAAGTATCTAATTTGTATTGTGTGTATTAAGCTAGTATATTGTAACCTACATGCGAACAGTTGATTTATTCATGaatacaaaacaaattgtttatcTGTTGGAGATTATTAGAAAATACGAGTTAAAGGAAATGTTATCAAATAGATTAGTGGGTTTTATATTGAATAtaaagaaatttagaaaaaaaagcaaTTGGTCAGAGATCtagagcaacacgaacaccacaaaAACCACAAAAACCGGATGTGTTTCGTTTAGGTCTTGTGCTCTGGAATAAAAAGTTTGTATTCTACAACTCAAAAAGTGACATTTGTCTTGTTACTCCAATGCTTGCCTATATTAATTTatagcaggtttttttttatcacaaattaCCTCGTTGCATTCACAATAACGCACCTTACTAAAACACATTTACAATAATTAACTAGAAACATTATATGGAACgtggacccaattatttgcctcATTgaaacgcattgaaaatcatagtaaataaatGGGGTTCTGTTCAgttaataattttgatagccaccttgggacttttGGTTCATGTTTGGCATTCGttttgaagtgtctaagtacaatctgagtgcctcatgaccggcattccgttgcaaaattttgttttgattgacaacatgATCAGTCTGTCTATTTCCGAGGAGGAATAAAGGCTAGAATGTAGGTAATTTCCTTTATGTACTGAcaccagattacatttaaatcaatcaaattgtttacagaaattcaaaataggaagcctaccctttcaaataaatttacattcagttacagaactagtgtaataataacactacaaaattctaaacaaaagttaaatatatatattttaagaactatattcgtgggtaccggactggttgccatAGCTGGGATCATACATTGTATTCCATATAATGATCTATAGTCGCCAACCGAGTTAGTCTTGTGAATTTCCTTTCTGACGTAAACCATTGAATTGATATGTTTTTGTTGAAGAATAATCCGCCTGCATTGATGTGATATCCAATTccatttcaaaataaacataaCGGTGCctcatcatttttttaatatcaaatatatctatatatgaagtatgtatataaaattaataatatttaatatcaaatatatgttatttttgtcTTGTATCAGGAAGAATATTGTAATTTTCTAATTTTGTGGAAAGTAATTATGGTCTGATGTCATACAGATTCATTCAGTATGCGTTGATAAATTACATATTAGAAAGGTGTTCTAAGTGATACTAGTAAAGGAGGTCCACTTTATAACTGCAGTGATACTAATAGACTAAATTatggaaggaaaaaaaaaagcttttgtaAAAAGTTTGTTCGGTCACGACACAGAATAATTTATCACGAGGGATAAATAATGATAAAGCAACCAAACTTGCTCAATAATATTTTGTTCTGTaattttcatcattcattttTCAACATAAAATTGATTAAAGGgcactttaaagtcgtttgagtgacacacgtgtttcaattATAGTTtaacgtctcaactttttcaatTTAATACGATGGTCCAGAacagaaaactgtcgttatgaagaaatctttTCAAAAGGTTaggaacaacccctcgaatgagacTAACTCTTCAATGTAATGTAATgcaatctttcttttattatatggtcaaaacttgtccaagaattttgttatAATGATTTCGGTCACGACCCTGAATAATCTATCACGAGGGATAAATGATAACCTAGTGACCAAACTTGCTCAactgtattttgttttgtaattttcattattcatttttcaacataAAACTGATTCTACAAAATTTGAACTACTTACTGTACTGAAAGATTGCATTTTATGTCGGGTTGtcagaatttattttttattgaatttgatcTTTGAATTTGTTATGTATACTGACTGGCTTaaaaaacgcaacactcattttgtagaatttttttcaccaaataatatttgatcctcatacaactactattgtatgttattcaggtctcagacagggtatatactgtgacattcccggcttagagtttatatcccctgagccgaaggcgaaggggatataagccctaagccgggaatgtcacagtatataccctttctgagacctgaattacacatatattacggattacccctgacttaatgttattttccagtgcaggtatttgttgacaacacatatatattgaaaaacccaaggCTGATATGTTCTGAAGGATTTTTCAATTTGCtatgaacataattttatcgtgtatgtagtAATTTATAATAAcccttttaacattaaatttaattattaaaagtgtaaattgcgagattttgtatcaaaaatgtattattgactgaagcacgtcattattttccctctgtgagcctctgacagtctgatagcttttgactacgtcacatagtaaccggacgtttttgaggttccaattggggataaaaacgtcgtatataccccggcagtttcctgaatatatactgacatctctgtgttgttatccaatcacaaacctcgacacatttgtaatccgtaatattcATGCTTATCATATGTCTTTCCCTTTCGAAAAATAAACATCTGACttacctgtggttattgaacataccaGATTTTTTTAGATCGAACGAAATTTCAGAAAGAGAAATTTCCAgccaataaaagattttttccgggtttttttctttgtgaaacagttcGTTCAATCCTTGGACAcactttaatcatttaaaaaatgttgcatctccatattgccAAAACTCAGGAATGAAAAGCTGAATCAACTCATTAGAATTCTGCAAACAGGAAAACGTGAACGTGCTGCAACACAAAAAAATTGACGTCAGCAACTCGTCTTACTGTCCTTCCGACAATGATACCGGTAGACTGGATTTGTTGAAGACCATCAAAGACTAGATCAACATGTAGTGACAATGCAAcgtcaatagaatttgattaGACAATGTCATTTGTGAGACAGATCtacggccgcaacgtcaactgctaacCAAATTGATGAATGAAATTTTGCACAGATTAATGCCATATAAATGTTTCCCATTAACTGAACTGGCAAAGAATCGACTGCAGAAAAACATTTAGAGCCTTAAAGTTGAAACCGCATAATTGACAAAACACATTGTAATGGGTGGAACAACGGTAAAATCAGAAGG
The window above is part of the Mytilus galloprovincialis chromosome 4, xbMytGall1.hap1.1, whole genome shotgun sequence genome. Proteins encoded here:
- the LOC143073605 gene encoding prolactin-releasing peptide receptor-like; amino-acid sequence: MALVDAEETYIELIFKFFQDNNETDNVDFTRPHVRPSLRYVYPMFMFLHALIGIAGFVGNIGILFIIGKHRLYRDQTHFFLGNIAFADIIKCVVVLPITLANLLIHNWIFGSFLCFFLPMIQCFPIHASMLTYLMIAIDRYRFIVTPFKTRAPTGLCIIGVWVAAVCVVLPYAVYIKFIDLGAILGYRFEGVGICYVNQERHIEEYIRAMFVTLYAMPLAVIGFLCVKVSAELKMLETRPMYSVHYSSNTNSSQVTWPEQNGNVKNDSSTASNEYKPKHTYHGNNNQDTDDDIDVDKEKRTQNYIITMVTLFAMCWCPLNILILVQYFVHENGDNTGHFDITYITFTWFGFLSTCTNPVLFASCHMSDSTKDRLKGYFRFSTKGKQKPARRGKPDQRESFEFEHRVESRPIRVDSV